The following proteins come from a genomic window of Corynebacterium sp. P4-C1:
- a CDS encoding glutaredoxin domain-containing protein, producing MATTPETNSPVTVFATSWCPFCARLIADLRRADLAEGTVDIIDVDAPGTEALSEWIESVNDGNRIVPTVLYSDGSHATNPPAADVLAKIAELS from the coding sequence ATGGCAACCACCCCTGAGACGAACTCCCCTGTCACTGTCTTCGCCACATCTTGGTGCCCGTTCTGCGCCAGGTTGATCGCGGATCTGCGCCGCGCGGATCTGGCGGAAGGCACGGTCGACATCATCGATGTCGATGCCCCCGGCACTGAAGCCCTTTCCGAGTGGATCGAGTCCGTCAACGACGGCAACCGCATCGTGCCCACCGTCCTCTACTCCGACGGCTCGCACGCTACCAATCCGCCGGCGGCCGACGTGCTGGCCAAGATCGCAGAGCTGAGCTAA
- a CDS encoding Fic family protein produces the protein MSPYKQLKQVFHSHQHGEKIAKEQHELRLASPATVTWDFNVGNHPLFVVHTNEVVEAIERVWSNELQIAPKWASLPDAAKSHYLSGLLIEEIKATNSIEGIRSTRQEIAEALRQPRTTAHKRFREMAALYASLLFPREDARAFPQSPQALRSLYDELLADEIADSDKPDGQLFRAHSVSIHDGQKEIHAAPTDEAEITARLETFLATQSADNHRLVNAFMGHFMFEFTHPFYDGNGRIGRFLLAFALIEALSAPTAMSVSHQFSIQRAKYYKAFEETEAPLNRGEGTFFLLKMLAILTDAQEQLEKSLSEKLTLLNSLRENVAKVELPENQSQILFILGQAKLFGPDAPVAARDLQEYLNRSWNTVRDHVTELQENGLIVAVKKRPLELALTPKALDVLGLN, from the coding sequence ATGAGCCCTTATAAGCAGCTAAAACAGGTCTTCCACAGCCATCAACACGGTGAAAAAATCGCAAAGGAGCAGCACGAGCTGCGTCTTGCCTCGCCCGCAACGGTCACCTGGGACTTCAACGTGGGCAACCACCCCTTGTTTGTTGTGCATACGAACGAGGTCGTTGAAGCGATTGAGCGGGTGTGGAGCAACGAACTGCAGATCGCCCCTAAGTGGGCATCACTTCCCGATGCCGCGAAGAGCCACTACCTGAGTGGCCTCCTTATCGAAGAAATCAAGGCAACGAACAGCATCGAAGGCATTCGCTCCACTCGCCAGGAAATCGCCGAAGCACTGAGGCAACCACGGACAACCGCGCACAAGCGATTTCGTGAAATGGCGGCCTTGTACGCATCTCTGCTCTTTCCACGGGAAGATGCACGGGCCTTCCCCCAGTCACCACAAGCGCTTCGCTCGCTTTACGACGAACTCCTGGCCGACGAGATTGCAGATAGCGACAAGCCTGACGGCCAGTTATTCCGTGCCCACTCAGTTTCGATTCACGATGGGCAGAAAGAGATTCATGCCGCCCCGACGGACGAAGCCGAAATCACCGCGAGACTCGAGACCTTCCTTGCTACGCAAAGCGCGGACAACCACCGCCTGGTGAATGCTTTCATGGGGCACTTCATGTTCGAATTCACTCACCCGTTCTACGACGGAAACGGCCGCATCGGCCGTTTTCTCTTGGCTTTCGCCCTAATTGAGGCGCTGTCCGCCCCCACTGCAATGTCAGTGTCACACCAGTTTTCCATCCAGCGCGCCAAGTACTACAAAGCGTTCGAGGAGACGGAGGCACCTCTCAACCGGGGCGAAGGAACCTTCTTCCTGCTTAAAATGCTCGCGATTTTGACCGACGCTCAAGAGCAGCTCGAGAAGTCCCTTTCGGAAAAACTGACATTGCTGAATTCGCTTCGCGAGAACGTAGCGAAAGTAGAACTACCCGAAAACCAAAGCCAGATTCTCTTCATTCTTGGCCAAGCCAAGCTCTTCGGCCCCGACGCGCCGGTGGCAGCAAGAGACTTGCAGGAATACCTCAACCGTTCCTGGAATACCGTTCGCGATCACGTAACGGAACTCCAGGAAAACGGTCTTATCGTTGCTGTGAAGAAACGCCCCTTGGAGCTCGCTCTAACTCCAAAAGCCCTCGATGTGCTGGGGTTGAATTGA
- a CDS encoding ABC transporter substrate-binding protein, whose amino-acid sequence MNFPRTLAALLFSFMAVLGLASCSSESSSGNADGGNSGETALTVTDAAGRTVEFDKQPERILLAEGRGVFATSILQDDPFEKVVAYGDDLESAAPAMREKLLEKSPEAKDLPVIGSLQKGDVTVENLLAQKPDVVVMTLDQKKVAEQNGFLADMDAVGLKYVFTDFRQDPLNNTEVSMKLFGDIFGKSDRAESYNKFWADKVKDITDRVAKTTEKPKTAVWMAAGFKDCCSIAGDANLGKLVTAAGGHNIGPEILGTDETAITPEKLVETNPDKLIVSGGEWASDPQKSDAFSHVELGYQADEAVAKDSFGGPLNGPGMEQLTAPKEGDYFAVYHQFYDSPYNVFALEAFAKWLHPEEFEDLDPAKDFQDFHAEWMPIEYSGTFFLDGYEAK is encoded by the coding sequence GTGAACTTTCCACGCACACTCGCAGCACTGCTCTTCTCGTTCATGGCAGTGCTCGGTCTCGCCAGCTGCTCCTCCGAATCGAGCAGCGGCAACGCTGACGGCGGAAACTCGGGCGAGACGGCTCTCACTGTCACGGACGCGGCTGGCCGCACCGTCGAATTCGACAAGCAGCCGGAGCGCATCCTCCTCGCCGAGGGCCGCGGTGTCTTCGCCACGTCGATCCTGCAGGACGACCCGTTCGAGAAGGTCGTGGCGTACGGCGACGACCTCGAAAGCGCCGCCCCGGCGATGCGCGAGAAGCTCCTGGAGAAGTCTCCGGAGGCCAAGGATCTGCCGGTGATCGGCTCCCTGCAGAAGGGCGATGTCACCGTCGAGAACCTGCTGGCGCAGAAACCGGATGTGGTCGTCATGACACTGGACCAGAAGAAGGTCGCTGAGCAGAACGGCTTTTTGGCTGATATGGATGCAGTGGGCCTGAAGTACGTGTTCACTGACTTCCGCCAGGACCCGCTGAACAACACCGAGGTGTCCATGAAGCTCTTCGGCGATATCTTCGGCAAGTCCGACCGCGCTGAAAGCTACAACAAATTCTGGGCCGACAAGGTCAAGGACATCACCGACCGTGTGGCGAAGACGACGGAGAAGCCGAAGACCGCTGTGTGGATGGCCGCCGGCTTCAAGGACTGCTGCTCCATCGCGGGCGACGCGAACCTGGGCAAGCTCGTCACCGCGGCAGGCGGTCACAATATCGGCCCGGAGATCTTGGGTACCGATGAAACAGCGATCACCCCGGAAAAGCTCGTCGAGACCAACCCGGACAAGCTCATCGTTTCCGGCGGCGAGTGGGCGAGCGACCCGCAGAAGTCCGATGCATTCAGCCACGTTGAGCTGGGCTACCAGGCCGACGAGGCAGTGGCGAAGGACTCCTTCGGCGGCCCGCTGAACGGACCGGGCATGGAACAACTGACGGCCCCGAAGGAGGGCGATTACTTCGCCGTCTACCATCAGTTCTACGACAGCCCGTACAACGTGTTCGCGCTCGAGGCATTCGCCAAGTGGCTCCACCCCGAAGAATTCGAGGACTTGGACCCGGCGAAGGACTTCCAGGACTTCCATGCCGAGTGGATGCCGATCGAGTACAGCGGCACATTCTTCCTCGACGGCTACGAAGCTAAGTAG
- a CDS encoding iron ABC transporter permease: MTTRVAPDTDPREDSPDRAIESYRRRGRRKAISIALLIAAAIVSFLVAVVVGPIDLSLSDVFRAVFSPDSVDQQTETIVRTLRLPAAVMAVLVGASLGLSGAQMQTILDNPLAEPFTLGISAAAALGAAISIVMGWTLILNAQLNLALTAALAALFAVLIIAGAAIWRGANAESMILLGIALSFFFQAVLSLLQYVASNEALQQIVFWTMGSMHRASWTANIVIAVVLAAAIPFCVVNSWRLTALRLGDDRAAAMGINVQRLRVTTLLVASLLAAASVAFTGIIGFIGLVGPHIARMIVGEDQKFFLPGAAAAGAMLMSLAYAVSLSIIPGVAIPLGIITSLVGVPFFVFLIFTRSRGRSA; this comes from the coding sequence ATGACCACACGCGTAGCGCCTGACACTGACCCGCGGGAGGATTCGCCGGACCGTGCGATAGAAAGTTACCGTCGCCGGGGACGTCGAAAAGCGATCTCCATCGCCCTCCTCATCGCCGCGGCGATTGTCAGCTTCCTCGTTGCGGTGGTCGTTGGGCCCATCGATCTTTCGCTTAGCGACGTCTTCCGCGCCGTCTTCTCCCCCGACTCCGTCGACCAACAGACCGAGACCATCGTGCGCACGCTGCGTCTGCCTGCCGCGGTGATGGCGGTGCTGGTCGGGGCATCGCTGGGCTTGTCCGGCGCGCAGATGCAGACTATCCTGGACAACCCGCTGGCGGAGCCGTTCACGCTCGGTATCTCCGCCGCGGCCGCGCTGGGTGCGGCGATCTCCATCGTGATGGGCTGGACGCTCATCCTGAACGCGCAGCTGAATCTGGCGCTCACCGCCGCACTGGCCGCACTGTTCGCGGTGCTGATCATCGCGGGTGCGGCCATTTGGCGCGGGGCGAACGCGGAGTCAATGATCCTGCTCGGCATCGCGCTGTCTTTCTTCTTCCAGGCTGTCCTGTCGCTACTGCAGTACGTGGCCAGCAACGAGGCGCTGCAGCAGATCGTTTTCTGGACGATGGGCTCCATGCACCGAGCGTCGTGGACCGCGAATATCGTCATCGCCGTCGTGCTCGCCGCCGCGATCCCCTTCTGCGTGGTCAATTCCTGGCGCCTCACCGCGCTGAGACTCGGCGACGACCGCGCCGCAGCCATGGGCATCAATGTCCAGCGCCTGCGCGTGACCACCTTGTTGGTAGCTTCCCTGCTCGCTGCGGCTTCCGTCGCGTTCACCGGCATCATCGGATTCATCGGCCTAGTCGGCCCCCACATCGCCCGCATGATCGTCGGCGAGGACCAGAAATTCTTCCTGCCCGGCGCGGCCGCGGCCGGCGCGATGCTGATGAGCCTCGCGTACGCTGTGTCGCTGTCGATCATCCCGGGTGTGGCCATCCCCCTCGGAATCATCACCTCGCTGGTTGGCGTACCGTTCTTCGTGTTCCTGATCTTCACCCGCTCTCGTGGAAGGAGTGCTTAA
- a CDS encoding ABC transporter ATP-binding protein — translation MAISATNLTVRYGRATIINDMTFGPLEDGKITGLIGPNGAGKSTLVKTLAGINKPSEGSTDIVVGGRGLSAKERVSAVGYVPQDMLSRATLTAFESVMVSARRRGKGTDNALQKTAEVMHRLGITKLSDRMISDMSGGQRQLVAVAQMLVRSPRIMLLDEPTSALDLRHQVELLQIIQDEVRGEDRQALVALHDLNLAARFCDELLVIKDGHAIAKGTPAEVLTPDLLERVYGISARIINDAGVPIVCPVLRLPRHENPTEISSDEPAMVDPAVADPEVIEAISTARG, via the coding sequence ATGGCAATCAGCGCAACAAACCTCACGGTGCGGTACGGCCGGGCCACGATCATCAACGACATGACCTTCGGCCCGCTCGAGGACGGCAAGATCACCGGCCTCATCGGCCCGAACGGCGCCGGCAAATCGACGTTGGTGAAGACCCTCGCGGGCATCAATAAGCCCTCGGAAGGCAGCACGGACATCGTCGTCGGCGGCCGCGGGCTCTCCGCGAAGGAGCGCGTGAGCGCCGTCGGTTACGTGCCACAGGACATGCTGTCGCGCGCCACACTCACCGCCTTCGAATCGGTCATGGTGTCCGCGCGCCGCCGCGGCAAAGGCACCGACAACGCGCTGCAGAAGACCGCCGAAGTCATGCACCGCCTGGGTATCACGAAGCTGTCGGACCGCATGATCTCCGACATGTCGGGAGGCCAGCGTCAGCTGGTCGCCGTCGCTCAGATGCTGGTGCGTTCCCCGCGCATCATGCTTCTCGACGAGCCGACGTCCGCCCTCGACCTCCGCCACCAGGTGGAGCTGCTGCAGATCATCCAGGACGAGGTGCGAGGTGAGGACCGTCAGGCGCTCGTCGCCCTCCACGACCTGAATTTGGCGGCGCGCTTCTGCGATGAGCTGTTGGTGATCAAGGACGGCCACGCCATCGCGAAGGGCACACCGGCCGAGGTGCTCACTCCGGACCTGCTCGAGCGCGTCTACGGGATCAGCGCCCGCATCATCAACGATGCTGGCGTGCCCATCGTGTGCCCGGTGCTGCGACTGCCGCGCCACGAGAACCCGACAGAGATCAGCTCGGACGAACCGGCCATGGTCGACCCTGCGGTGGCGGACCCCGAAGTGATCGAGGCTATCTCCACCGCCCGTGGCTAG
- the panB gene encoding 3-methyl-2-oxobutanoate hydroxymethyltransferase gives MTGYLAPTKKVRVADLKQKKRDGEKWAMLTAYDYSTARVFAEAGIECMLVGDSAANVVYGYETTNQVSLDEMAYLAAAVVRGAGNALVVADLPFGSYEASDEQCVLSATEMVRRSGAHMVKLEGGVRIAPRITALKNAGLAVCAHVGFTPQSVDNLSGFKVQGRDDSADQLRADTEAVVEAGADMVVFEMVPADLAGELTASCPVPTIGIGAGPDTDAQVLVWHDLADFPAGGHRARFVRQFGAVGEALGAAAADYKRAVHEGEFPADEHTF, from the coding sequence ATGACTGGATATCTGGCCCCAACCAAGAAAGTCCGGGTCGCGGACCTGAAGCAGAAGAAGCGCGACGGTGAGAAGTGGGCGATGCTCACGGCGTATGACTACTCCACCGCCCGCGTTTTCGCCGAAGCCGGCATCGAATGCATGCTCGTCGGCGATTCCGCCGCGAATGTCGTCTACGGCTACGAGACCACTAACCAGGTCTCGCTGGACGAGATGGCCTACCTCGCCGCCGCTGTCGTGCGTGGCGCCGGCAATGCACTCGTGGTGGCTGACCTCCCCTTCGGCAGTTACGAGGCGTCCGACGAGCAGTGCGTGCTCAGCGCCACCGAGATGGTCCGCCGCAGCGGCGCCCACATGGTCAAGCTCGAAGGCGGCGTCCGTATCGCCCCGCGTATTACGGCCCTGAAGAATGCCGGCCTCGCCGTGTGCGCCCACGTGGGCTTCACCCCGCAGTCCGTCGACAACTTAAGCGGCTTCAAGGTCCAGGGGCGCGACGACAGCGCTGATCAGCTGCGCGCCGATACCGAGGCCGTGGTCGAGGCGGGCGCGGACATGGTGGTCTTCGAAATGGTCCCGGCGGACCTCGCCGGGGAGCTCACCGCATCGTGCCCGGTGCCCACCATCGGTATTGGCGCTGGCCCGGACACTGACGCCCAGGTGCTGGTCTGGCACGACCTGGCTGACTTCCCTGCCGGCGGCCACCGCGCGCGTTTCGTGCGCCAATTCGGCGCGGTCGGCGAGGCGCTCGGCGCAGCCGCCGCCGATTACAAGCGCGCCGTCCACGAGGGCGAATTCCCCGCGGACGAGCACACCTTCTAA
- the panC gene encoding pantoate--beta-alanine ligase, whose amino-acid sequence MTQLTRTPQELEAALIDATGVSLVPTMGALHSGHISLVREAQKVGNPVVVSIFVNPLQFAPGEDLDAYTRTLEEDLRKLEAEGVEAVFAPSVSTMYPHGPRTTIHPGPLGSVLEGKTRPTHFGGVLTVVAKLFMLTGATDAFFGEKDYQQLALIRQMVEDLHLPVRVHGCPIVREDDGLALSSRNRYLSDGEHEAALALSRALATGSYDAALAQLKAAEGIDLDYLAVTTPGLEELPEGYAGPARLLVAAKVGQTRLIDNTEIQV is encoded by the coding sequence ATGACGCAACTGACTAGGACTCCGCAGGAGCTTGAAGCAGCGCTTATCGACGCCACCGGGGTCTCCCTCGTACCCACCATGGGTGCCCTGCACAGCGGGCACATCTCACTCGTCCGGGAAGCTCAGAAGGTGGGCAACCCGGTGGTGGTGAGCATCTTCGTCAACCCCCTGCAATTCGCGCCGGGGGAAGACCTGGATGCGTACACGCGTACCCTCGAGGAGGATCTCAGAAAGCTCGAAGCCGAGGGAGTGGAGGCAGTCTTCGCGCCGAGCGTGTCGACAATGTACCCCCACGGCCCCCGCACCACGATCCACCCGGGACCGCTCGGATCGGTGTTGGAGGGAAAGACTCGGCCGACGCATTTCGGCGGCGTGCTCACCGTGGTGGCCAAGTTGTTCATGCTCACCGGCGCGACCGACGCATTCTTCGGGGAGAAGGACTACCAGCAGCTGGCTCTCATCCGACAGATGGTTGAGGACCTGCACCTGCCGGTGCGCGTTCACGGCTGCCCGATCGTGCGCGAAGACGACGGGCTCGCGCTATCTTCGCGCAACCGCTACCTGAGCGATGGGGAGCACGAGGCGGCGCTGGCGCTATCGCGTGCGCTCGCAACCGGGAGTTACGACGCGGCATTGGCACAGCTCAAGGCGGCGGAGGGGATCGACCTCGATTACTTGGCTGTTACCACTCCGGGGCTCGAGGAACTGCCGGAAGGCTACGCAGGACCCGCACGCCTGCTCGTCGCCGCGAAGGTGGGGCAGACCCGCCTCATCGACAACACCGAAATCCAGGTCTAA
- a CDS encoding transcriptional regulator, which produces MIDPVIHPLNRLKICAALRAGGATEGTTRREMKFSRLRDITDLSDATLSKQLSVLEEHGYVSRFREYGSSRAKDTVWVTLTKAGERALEGHLDALNRYAEPHDATD; this is translated from the coding sequence TTGATCGATCCGGTTATTCACCCCCTCAACCGTCTGAAGATCTGTGCGGCGCTGCGTGCCGGCGGTGCGACGGAAGGCACGACTCGCCGCGAAATGAAATTCTCCCGACTGCGCGACATCACCGATCTGTCGGATGCGACGTTGTCCAAACAGCTCAGCGTCCTAGAAGAGCACGGCTATGTCTCCCGATTCCGCGAATACGGGTCGTCCCGAGCCAAGGATACGGTGTGGGTGACTCTCACCAAGGCAGGGGAACGGGCCCTCGAAGGCCACCTCGACGCACTCAACCGATACGCTGAGCCGCATGACGCAACTGACTAG
- a CDS encoding DUF1906 domain-containing protein, with translation MTASKFSRRRFLGSVSAFAAIGTAGIIGVSRIPSADAQNRTPVGTVLDYAAGVPSGRSIRVAGHMGAVRYVSQPRPDSVSWMKAKPVRLSETQDLAANGLFTASVYQFGRATTADWLTGAAGAAVHAPQAIQLHRAAGGPNGVPIYVAIDDNPSREQYTNQIRPYLRAFQVALTAAGLKTGVYGNYNTIQWCVEDGIGTYFWQHDWGSQGKLHPRANIHQKAGWQKHIDGHLCDINNVYTADWGQWKPGRSSTPAPAAQPQPNSQSQAQPQPAPDYRIPENSSVPDFSSNPTPQGMSSEAQNFARNIDAQDIKNAAEFARQFIK, from the coding sequence GTGACTGCATCCAAATTTTCCCGCCGCCGCTTTCTGGGTAGCGTATCCGCATTCGCCGCTATCGGGACGGCCGGCATCATCGGTGTGTCCCGCATCCCGTCCGCGGACGCCCAGAACCGGACCCCTGTGGGGACCGTCCTCGACTACGCAGCAGGCGTGCCATCCGGACGCTCGATCAGGGTTGCGGGCCACATGGGTGCCGTGCGCTATGTCTCCCAGCCGCGCCCCGACTCGGTGAGCTGGATGAAGGCGAAGCCTGTACGCCTGTCGGAGACACAGGACCTCGCCGCCAACGGACTGTTCACCGCCTCGGTGTACCAGTTCGGACGTGCCACCACCGCCGACTGGCTCACCGGTGCCGCAGGCGCCGCTGTCCACGCGCCGCAGGCGATCCAGCTCCACCGCGCCGCAGGCGGCCCGAACGGCGTCCCCATCTACGTCGCCATCGACGACAATCCGTCACGCGAGCAGTACACCAACCAGATCCGCCCCTACCTGCGCGCCTTCCAAGTCGCACTGACAGCTGCAGGCTTGAAGACCGGTGTGTACGGCAACTACAACACCATCCAGTGGTGCGTTGAAGACGGCATCGGCACGTATTTCTGGCAGCACGATTGGGGTTCGCAAGGCAAGCTGCACCCGCGGGCGAATATCCACCAGAAAGCCGGATGGCAGAAGCACATCGACGGCCACCTGTGCGACATCAACAACGTCTACACCGCAGACTGGGGCCAGTGGAAACCCGGCCGGAGCAGCACCCCGGCACCTGCCGCACAGCCTCAGCCGAATTCGCAGTCTCAAGCGCAGCCGCAGCCAGCTCCCGACTACCGCATCCCGGAGAATTCGTCGGTGCCGGACTTCTCCTCCAACCCCACTCCGCAGGGGATGTCGTCGGAGGCCCAGAACTTCGCACGCAACATCGATGCGCAGGACATCAAGAACGCCGCAGAATTCGCGCGCCAGTTCATCAAGTAA
- a CDS encoding aldo/keto reductase, with translation MAAAEFFTLNSGATMPRLGLGTYKLDGPASDTVALVRRAVEVGYRHFDTASLYGNEEAVGQALNDAIRAGDVSREDLFVTSKVWNDDQPRAAEAFGESLKRMGLEYLDLFMVHWPWPQNGTFVDAYRALIDVRDRGDLVSVGVANFYEETLDEIIEATGTAPAVNQVELHTGFTQPELRDYHVAHGILTEAWAPLGRGEILAEPAITEIAEAHDATPGQIALAHLLAHGISVIPKTANQERLAENFGALDVALSGEDVACLDQVQGSRQSKDPREFPG, from the coding sequence ATGGCGGCCGCTGAGTTTTTCACGCTGAACAGCGGCGCCACCATGCCCCGGCTGGGGCTGGGCACGTACAAGCTCGACGGGCCCGCATCCGACACGGTCGCGCTCGTCCGCCGGGCGGTTGAAGTTGGCTACCGCCACTTCGACACCGCATCGCTGTACGGCAACGAGGAAGCAGTCGGGCAAGCGCTTAACGACGCAATCCGCGCCGGCGACGTCTCCCGCGAAGACCTTTTTGTCACCTCGAAGGTGTGGAACGACGATCAGCCGCGCGCTGCTGAGGCTTTCGGTGAATCCCTGAAGCGGATGGGGCTGGAATACCTGGACCTGTTCATGGTGCACTGGCCGTGGCCGCAAAACGGCACGTTCGTCGACGCCTACCGCGCGCTGATCGACGTCCGCGATCGCGGCGATCTCGTCTCCGTCGGCGTGGCGAATTTCTACGAGGAGACCCTCGACGAGATCATTGAGGCCACCGGCACCGCCCCCGCGGTCAACCAGGTGGAGCTGCACACCGGGTTCACTCAGCCGGAGCTGCGCGACTACCACGTCGCCCACGGCATTCTCACCGAGGCATGGGCGCCGCTGGGCAGGGGAGAGATCCTCGCTGAGCCCGCGATCACCGAGATCGCCGAGGCCCACGACGCCACCCCGGGCCAGATCGCCTTGGCGCACCTGCTCGCCCACGGCATCTCGGTCATTCCGAAGACAGCCAACCAGGAGCGTCTCGCGGAGAACTTCGGTGCCCTCGACGTCGCGCTCAGCGGCGAAGACGTCGCCTGCCTTGATCAGGTGCAGGGGAGCCGCCAGTCCAAGGACCCGCGGGAGTTCCCGGGGTAG
- a CDS encoding FKBP-type peptidyl-prolyl cis-trans isomerase, with the protein MDKPTIDVPNAPAPTDLVIEDLVIGEGEEAQAGGMVKVHYLGVDYKTGDEFDSSWDRGEAAEFPLAGLIEGWQEGIPGMKVGGRRQLTIPPEKAYGPAGGGHPLSGRTLIFVIDLLEAN; encoded by the coding sequence ATGGACAAGCCGACCATCGACGTACCCAATGCGCCGGCACCCACGGACCTCGTGATCGAAGACCTCGTCATCGGGGAGGGCGAAGAAGCGCAAGCTGGTGGCATGGTCAAGGTCCACTACCTGGGTGTGGATTACAAGACCGGTGATGAGTTCGACAGTTCGTGGGACCGCGGCGAAGCAGCCGAGTTCCCGCTCGCCGGCCTCATCGAGGGCTGGCAGGAAGGCATCCCGGGCATGAAGGTCGGCGGCCGCCGCCAGCTGACCATCCCGCCGGAGAAGGCCTACGGCCCGGCGGGTGGCGGGCACCCGCTGTCCGGCCGCACCCTGATCTTCGTCATCGATTTGCTCGAGGCGAATTAA
- a CDS encoding citrate synthase yields the protein MASDNQDKAVLHYPGGEYEMDLIRATEGNDGFVLGNLLGETGLVTFDPGYVSTGSTESKITYIDGDQGILRYRGYDIADLANKATFNEVSYLLINGELPSTEQLEAFNNNIRHHTLLDEDFKAAFNVFPRDAHPMAVLASSVNILSAYYQDQLDPLNEEQLDKATVRLMAKVPMLAAYAYRASQGKPYMYPNNALNPRENFLRMMFGYPTEPYEVDPVVVNALDKLLILHADHEQNCSTSTVRMIASAQANMFVSIAGGINALAGPLHGGANQAVLEMLEDIQQNNGGDASDFMNRVKNKEKGVRLMGFGHRVYKNYDPRAAIVKESAHEVLQHLGGDSLLDLAMELEEIALNDDYFIERKLYPNVDFYTGLIYRAMGFPTDFFTVLFAIGRLPGWIAHYREQLAMNSKINRPRQIYTGETQREFVPRDQR from the coding sequence GTGGCTTCTGATAATCAGGACAAAGCGGTACTTCATTACCCCGGCGGCGAATATGAGATGGATCTCATCCGTGCCACCGAGGGCAACGACGGCTTCGTCCTAGGCAACCTCCTAGGCGAGACCGGCCTGGTCACCTTCGATCCGGGGTATGTCTCCACCGGTTCGACCGAGTCCAAGATCACCTACATCGACGGCGACCAGGGCATCCTGCGCTACCGCGGCTACGACATCGCCGACCTGGCGAACAAGGCCACCTTCAACGAGGTCTCCTACCTGCTCATCAACGGTGAGCTGCCGAGCACGGAGCAGCTCGAGGCCTTCAACAACAACATCCGCCACCACACCCTGCTGGACGAGGATTTCAAGGCCGCGTTTAACGTCTTCCCGCGCGACGCGCACCCGATGGCTGTGCTCGCTTCCTCGGTGAACATTCTTTCCGCCTACTACCAGGACCAGCTGGACCCGCTGAACGAGGAGCAGCTGGACAAGGCCACCGTACGCCTGATGGCTAAGGTGCCCATGCTCGCGGCGTACGCCTACCGCGCATCCCAGGGCAAGCCGTACATGTACCCGAACAACGCCCTGAACCCGCGGGAGAACTTCCTGCGCATGATGTTCGGCTACCCGACTGAGCCGTACGAGGTCGATCCGGTCGTGGTCAACGCCCTGGATAAGCTGCTCATCCTACACGCCGACCACGAGCAGAACTGCTCCACCTCGACGGTCCGCATGATCGCCTCCGCGCAGGCGAACATGTTCGTCTCCATCGCCGGCGGCATCAACGCCCTGGCCGGTCCGCTGCACGGCGGCGCTAACCAGGCTGTCCTGGAAATGCTCGAGGACATCCAGCAGAACAACGGCGGTGACGCCTCCGACTTCATGAACCGCGTGAAGAACAAGGAGAAGGGTGTCCGCCTAATGGGCTTCGGCCACCGCGTGTACAAGAACTACGATCCGCGCGCCGCGATCGTGAAGGAGTCCGCGCACGAGGTTCTCCAGCACCTCGGCGGCGACAGTCTGCTCGACCTGGCGATGGAGCTCGAGGAGATCGCTCTCAACGACGACTACTTCATCGAGCGCAAGCTGTACCCGAACGTGGACTTCTACACCGGCCTGATCTACCGCGCGATGGGCTTCCCGACGGACTTCTTCACCGTCCTGTTCGCCATCGGCCGTCTCCCGGGCTGGATCGCACACTACCGTGAGCAGCTGGCGATGAACTCCAAGATCAACCGCCCGCGCCAGATCTACACCGGCGAAACGCAGCGCGAGTTCGTTCCGCGCGACCAGCGGTAA